The following are from one region of the Chryseobacterium shigense genome:
- a CDS encoding DUF6734 family protein yields MKIIQSFWTASQDFQMNSFGWLYPRFHVIGWALSCLQLSKFYDVELYTDKNGYDLLITKLGLPYKKVHVVMDELNTFHRDFWALPKIKAYMLQNEPFLHVDGDVFIWEPFPDNLMSEGLISQNLEITTEYYSKMWDEIFPHLKFIPAEMEKYISKVNNYACNMGIFGGNDINFINRYSQKSFEFAAKNSDLHQGISGGNFNIFFEQVLLFEMMTEEKKNSAFLIQEVPLDNDYIGFGNFDEVPFKRTYLHLLGHYKRIYSVCKLMETFFINNYPSLFSKIYEMFPDEYPLLGTVNYTFSHLENKERRERFLEDARQDTYNEIFDEVYLFNRDLTCINLHPFLFECLNNDRNFNIKRIKGSIYSQEEDQAILTIRELNEEKTIIPIDEIDQLILDKAEVEKTYYSLRSEILEMLDDEAAELKDEFITMIQERLNYYLKNKLIVVYSV; encoded by the coding sequence AAATTATACAATCTTTTTGGACAGCGTCCCAGGATTTTCAAATGAACAGCTTTGGCTGGTTATATCCCAGATTTCATGTTATTGGCTGGGCATTAAGCTGTTTGCAGCTATCAAAATTTTATGATGTAGAACTATATACGGACAAAAACGGATATGACCTCTTGATAACAAAATTGGGTCTGCCCTATAAGAAAGTTCATGTCGTTATGGACGAGCTTAATACATTTCATCGTGATTTCTGGGCTCTGCCTAAAATCAAAGCATACATGCTGCAGAATGAGCCTTTTCTGCACGTTGACGGAGATGTATTTATATGGGAACCATTCCCTGATAACCTTATGAGCGAAGGCCTGATTTCTCAAAATCTCGAAATAACCACCGAATACTACAGTAAAATGTGGGACGAAATTTTCCCGCATTTGAAATTCATTCCGGCAGAAATGGAAAAATACATTTCAAAAGTAAACAATTATGCCTGTAATATGGGTATTTTCGGAGGAAATGACATTAATTTCATTAACAGATATTCCCAGAAATCCTTTGAATTCGCTGCAAAAAACAGTGACCTCCATCAGGGAATTTCCGGTGGAAACTTCAATATTTTTTTCGAGCAGGTTCTATTATTCGAAATGATGACTGAAGAAAAGAAAAACAGTGCTTTTTTAATTCAGGAAGTACCTTTGGACAATGATTATATCGGGTTTGGAAATTTTGATGAAGTTCCTTTCAAAAGAACCTACCTTCATTTGCTGGGCCATTACAAACGTATTTATTCTGTCTGTAAGCTTATGGAAACATTTTTCATCAATAACTATCCTTCACTTTTCAGTAAAATATATGAAATGTTCCCTGACGAATATCCGCTTCTGGGTACTGTTAATTACACATTCTCTCATCTCGAAAACAAAGAAAGAAGAGAAAGGTTTCTGGAAGATGCCCGGCAGGATACCTATAATGAAATTTTTGATGAAGTTTATCTTTTTAACAGGGATCTGACATGTATAAACTTACATCCGTTTTTATTTGAATGCCTTAATAATGATAGAAACTTCAATATCAAGCGAATAAAAGGAAGCATCTATTCACAGGAAGAAGATCAGGCCATATTAACGATAAGGGAATTAAATGAAGAGAAAACAATTATCCCTATTGATGAAATAGACCAGCTGATCCTTGATAAAGCAGAAGTTGAAAAAACATATTATTCCTTAAGATCAGAGATTCTTGAAATGCTGGATGATGAAGCCGCAGAACTAAAAGATGAATTCATCACAATGATCCAGGAAAGATTAAATTATTATTTAAAAAACAAATTAATAGTGGTCTATTCAGTCTGA